A genome region from Chengkuizengella sp. SCS-71B includes the following:
- the rpsF gene encoding 30S ribosomal protein S6, translating into MRKYELMYIIRPDIEQEAVDATVEKFQGIINNGGGEITKHDVMGKRRLAYEIDKFRDGVYVLVNFTTESAVVDELDRVMRISDEIIRHLVVNDVA; encoded by the coding sequence ATGCGCAAATATGAATTAATGTACATTATCCGTCCTGACATTGAACAGGAAGCGGTAGATGCAACAGTAGAAAAGTTCCAAGGTATCATTAATAATGGTGGCGGAGAAATCACGAAACATGATGTGATGGGAAAACGTCGTCTGGCGTATGAGATCGATAAATTCCGTGATGGGGTCTATGTTCTTGTTAATTTTACAACTGAATCAGCAGTTGTTGATGAACTTGATCGCGTGATGAGAATTTCGGATGAAATCATCCGTCATTTGGTCGTTAATGATGTTGCGTAA
- a CDS encoding DUF3343 domain-containing protein: MLIAFDSTQQALRAEMLLEYADIEIDTCPTPKEITAGCALSIEFNKEDLQQIKNIILSEKVDIKGIFEKKDHQYEKVL; encoded by the coding sequence ATGTTGATTGCTTTTGATTCAACACAACAAGCATTACGAGCTGAGATGCTTTTGGAGTATGCAGATATAGAGATTGATACTTGTCCGACACCAAAAGAAATCACAGCAGGATGTGCTCTATCAATAGAGTTTAATAAAGAAGATTTACAACAGATTAAAAATATCATTCTTTCAGAAAAAGTTGATATAAAGGGGATATTTGAAAAGAAAGATCATCAATATGAAAAAGTGCTTTAG
- a CDS encoding DUF951 domain-containing protein — MENNQFQMGDIVQMKKQHPCGTNEMQIIRMGMDIRIKCLGCQHSVLMPRSKFVKRMKKVIRSKEE, encoded by the coding sequence ATGGAGAATAATCAATTTCAGATGGGTGATATAGTACAAATGAAAAAACAACATCCATGTGGAACAAATGAAATGCAAATTATAAGAATGGGGATGGATATTAGAATTAAATGTTTAGGATGTCAACATAGTGTTCTCATGCCAAGAAGTAAGTTTGTAAAAAGAATGAAAAAAGTAATAAGGTCAAAAGAAGAGTGA
- a CDS encoding ParB/RepB/Spo0J family partition protein, translating into MTKRLGRGLDALIPALELKEDDKVIEIGLSNLRPNPYQPRKNFLEDKIDELALSIKEHGVIQPIIVRQVLRGYEIIAGERRWRASKKCGLKTIPAVVRSFTDQQVTEIALIENLQREDLNPMEVAVAYQSLMDQFEITQEELSVKVGKSRSHIANFLRLLQLPNEIKQYVSRGTLSMGHARAIVGLKDNDLKKEMTNLTIKNEWSVRELEKAIQNTQETKSKKKKTKTNNPFITQLEGQLREKYKTSVKIKNNQNDKGIIELSYYSKDDLQRLLDLL; encoded by the coding sequence TTGACTAAGCGTTTAGGTAGAGGTCTAGATGCTTTAATTCCAGCGCTAGAATTAAAAGAAGATGATAAAGTGATTGAGATTGGTTTGTCCAATTTACGTCCTAATCCATATCAACCTCGCAAAAATTTTTTAGAGGATAAAATTGATGAACTAGCATTATCCATCAAAGAACATGGTGTAATTCAACCCATTATTGTACGACAAGTCTTAAGAGGGTATGAAATTATTGCAGGGGAGAGAAGATGGCGAGCTTCAAAAAAATGTGGATTAAAAACGATTCCTGCTGTAGTTCGCTCATTTACAGATCAACAGGTAACGGAAATTGCATTGATTGAAAACTTGCAGCGTGAAGATTTAAATCCGATGGAAGTTGCTGTTGCGTATCAATCATTGATGGACCAGTTTGAAATTACACAAGAAGAATTATCAGTTAAAGTTGGGAAATCAAGATCTCATATAGCTAATTTTTTACGTTTATTACAATTACCGAATGAAATAAAACAATATGTTTCACGTGGAACATTATCCATGGGACATGCAAGAGCGATAGTTGGATTGAAAGATAACGACTTGAAAAAAGAGATGACAAATTTAACAATCAAAAATGAGTGGAGTGTTAGGGAATTAGAAAAAGCGATACAAAACACACAAGAAACAAAAAGCAAGAAGAAAAAAACAAAAACTAACAATCCATTTATTACTCAACTAGAGGGTCAACTTAGAGAAAAATATAAAACATCAGTAAAAATTAAAAATAATCAAAATGATAAGGGGATTATTGAACTTTCTTATTATTCAAAAGATGATTTACAAAGATTGTTAGATTTGTTGTAA
- a CDS encoding aminotransferase class V-fold PLP-dependent enzyme: MRLRYFDNAASSWPKPTKVVEAMNEAVVNFAANPGRGSHQMAVQASRVLFQTRKQLAKLFGIQDPNHISFCLNTTEALNMAIKGLLNENEHVICTSVEHNSVRRPLEYLKKKLNLEITYLKTNALGQIELKDVENSIQSNTKLMICNHSSNLLGSILPIEQINNIARKKGVITLVDAAQTAGLIPIDVEKMGIDILAFPGHKGLLGPQGTGGIYIHSSIEIEPLIHGGTGSQSEKIEQPTVRPDRYESGTQNTPGIAGLKEGVSFVLNESVEKIHAKEWNLTQRLMEGFLKIPKVKILGPRLGDNKTGITSFNIEGMEASNVAFILDKNYNIAVRSGFHCSPLAHETVGTLEDGAIRASVGYFTTDEEIDFILKAVKEISQKN; encoded by the coding sequence ATGCGATTACGATACTTTGATAATGCAGCATCATCTTGGCCTAAACCAACAAAAGTTGTTGAGGCAATGAATGAAGCAGTTGTGAATTTTGCCGCAAATCCAGGTAGAGGTAGTCATCAAATGGCAGTACAGGCAAGTAGAGTATTGTTTCAAACAAGGAAACAATTGGCGAAATTGTTTGGCATACAAGACCCAAATCATATTTCATTTTGTCTAAATACAACAGAAGCCTTAAATATGGCGATTAAAGGATTGTTAAATGAAAATGAACACGTCATTTGTACAAGCGTAGAACATAACTCTGTAAGGCGACCGCTGGAATATTTAAAAAAGAAACTAAATTTAGAAATCACATATTTAAAAACAAATGCCCTAGGACAAATTGAACTAAAGGATGTAGAAAATTCAATTCAATCAAATACAAAACTAATGATTTGTAATCATAGTTCTAATCTTCTAGGGAGTATATTACCTATTGAACAAATAAATAACATAGCAAGGAAAAAAGGAGTAATCACATTAGTAGATGCAGCCCAAACTGCTGGACTTATTCCAATAGATGTTGAAAAAATGGGAATAGATATATTGGCTTTTCCAGGTCACAAAGGTTTATTAGGGCCACAAGGGACAGGTGGGATCTATATTCATTCAAGCATTGAAATTGAACCGTTAATCCATGGTGGAACAGGGAGCCAATCAGAAAAAATAGAACAACCAACTGTTAGACCTGATCGTTATGAATCAGGTACACAGAACACACCAGGGATAGCTGGATTAAAAGAAGGAGTGAGTTTTGTATTAAATGAGAGTGTAGAGAAGATCCATGCAAAAGAATGGAATCTTACACAAAGATTAATGGAAGGTTTTTTAAAAATTCCAAAAGTAAAAATATTAGGACCAAGGTTAGGGGATAATAAAACAGGAATTACTTCTTTTAATATAGAAGGAATGGAAGCTTCCAACGTGGCATTTATCTTAGATAAAAATTATAATATTGCAGTTCGATCCGGTTTTCATTGTTCACCATTAGCACATGAAACTGTAGGAACTCTTGAGGACGGTGCAATAAGAGCTAGTGTTGGATATTTTACAACGGACGAAGAAATTGATTTTATATTAAAGGCAGTGAAAGAAATATCGCAAAAAAATTAA
- a CDS encoding YjzC family protein — MGEKTEFEPGDKVPNDGKYIEIGEKSFHMGITDPKVVNLKKGDHFPQNENHNRKWSRAPKNE; from the coding sequence TTGGGAGAAAAAACAGAATTTGAACCTGGTGACAAGGTTCCTAACGATGGAAAATACATTGAGATTGGTGAAAAGTCCTTTCATATGGGAATCACAGATCCTAAAGTCGTTAATTTAAAAAAGGGAGATCATTTCCCGCAAAATGAAAATCATAATCGCAAGTGGAGCCGTGCACCAAAAAATGAATAA
- the yyaC gene encoding spore protease YyaC, whose protein sequence is MKLGIRSTKSIPKSYKVSYKDPNHKKQLTNGVFQLLSTEVSDRKIIVLCIGSDRSTGDSLGPLVGYHLSHFKDCTFDIFGTLEEPVHAVNLNDKLAEINKNYHNPFIIAVDACLGKLTSVGHIQVGSGPLKPGAGVNKSLPSVGNIHVTGIVNVSGFMEYFVLQNTRLNLVVEMSKIIADSIHCSTQYLKHKSFNRTI, encoded by the coding sequence ATGAAATTAGGCATTAGAAGCACTAAATCAATCCCAAAATCATATAAAGTATCATATAAGGACCCAAATCATAAAAAGCAGCTAACAAATGGTGTATTTCAATTGTTGTCAACTGAAGTTTCAGATCGTAAAATCATTGTATTGTGTATTGGTTCGGACCGTTCTACTGGAGATTCTTTAGGACCGCTTGTAGGATATCATCTTAGCCATTTTAAAGATTGCACATTCGATATATTTGGAACTTTAGAAGAGCCTGTACATGCTGTAAATTTAAATGATAAGTTAGCTGAAATCAATAAGAATTATCACAATCCTTTTATCATCGCTGTAGATGCCTGTCTTGGAAAACTCACAAGTGTTGGACATATCCAAGTTGGTAGTGGTCCATTAAAACCTGGAGCAGGTGTAAATAAAAGTTTACCCTCTGTAGGCAATATTCATGTAACTGGTATTGTTAATGTCAGTGGTTTTATGGAATATTTTGTTTTACAAAATACTCGCTTAAATTTAGTTGTAGAGATGTCTAAAATTATTGCCGATTCAATTCATTGTTCCACCCAATATTTAAAGCACAAGTCTTTTAATCGTACAATTTAA